Proteins from a single region of Ziziphus jujuba cultivar Dongzao chromosome 1, ASM3175591v1:
- the LOC107424690 gene encoding nonsense-mediated mRNA decay factor SMG7-like isoform X1, whose product MTAISPFPVKDQGQKQSFLLEVANREKQLWGLIYSKGLLHSDVQDLYHKVLSDYEKIILKNFEQSDLQDVEYSLWKLHYKHIDEFRKRIKKNSPTTESTKSTGPHNTTYVEGFKSFLSEATKFYQNLIVKVRKYYSLPEESLFYRKAGISSSVEPKTLQTCQFLCHRFLVCLGDLARYREQHEKPDNRDHNWSVAATHYMEATLIWPDSGNPQNQLAVLATYVGDEFLALYHCIRSLAVKEPFPEAQNNLILLLERLLLMILQNRSSHLHSHSNKAQFNFLKPFERSGIEMKTQSSDDFSDCNMLASENNGSIHTNFWSDIIKVISFFFIKSSLDEFPCAFTSCMKELDALMALDDTKLKAILESYQLMDSVRTGPFRALQVVATLLFTLQNLIERQDKRDSKDVKDAQNNFLNQWALTSTFIFMGRFVDRCLEASALDSCSLLPAVLVFVEWLVHMLDEVEIYVVDEKSRSAMSYFFGAYVHLLKRLNVNKNEISLDSTPLWEDYELRGFRPVASAQLSLNFSTHWEHVENFKSGADCRTRRIIRAGFEIAKRSSGFQKWIIYDQSRGEFQNSYMAGLKEFHDAEKMESINSDIKTDLPNQHYCKSEKEYANEIPGENFSLNGKCAIIEEEEVILFKPLTRYNSAPIYTSSNDASSPKELMDPIVPSDDCLRRATSLLIAQNQAHGESSAFHTDMTNFGNKSSKQLEPGAKDAGAQPFSDIPISAGPPSLSAWVLDKGSLNHDKEKAAGGSSKHGLSPIEEVVSESLNGLSISENEDPVNNHVSSTTSYSTSYLAPVPSAPLLPDDAVWFSGLQSSFIDSKTFEGVNSTETLCNAPQASSYPNWTAMRGPEDCGLGIPGFLDTYPPVRRMTSSEWLRQYRGNHNLERSYYAFPPFYSPGNLGNLYNRDASRFGPFDQLGNPLVSNPALHMENPPLYPAFPLDYGADVGQRREKLFHGYQRPNPFGCGAVTELRNEQQPLLQYLKEKERQLQQDPTARGPYMGN is encoded by the exons ATGACTGCTATTTCACCTTTCCCAGTCAAGGATCAAGGACAAAAACAGAGTTTTCTTCTTGAG GTTGCTAATAGAGAGAAACAATTGTGGGGATTGATATATAGCAAGGGTTTATTGCATTCTGATGTTCAGGACTTATATCATAAAGTGCTTTCCGATTATGAGAAAATCATCCTAAAAAATTTTGAACAGTCAGATCTTCAAGATGTTGAATATTCTTTGTGGAAGCTTCACTATAAGCATATTGATGAATTTcgtaaaagaataaagaaaaattctCCTACGACAGAAAGCACAAAGTCCACAGGGCCACATAATACCACTTACGTGGAAGGATTCAAATCATTTCTCTCAGAAGCAACCAAGTTCTACCAAAATTTGATTGTCAAAGTCAGAAAATATTACAGTCTTCCAGAGGAGTCTTTGTTCTATAGAAAGGCTGGTATCTCTTCTTCTGTTGAGCCTAAGACGTTGCAGACATGCCAATTTTTGTGTCATCGATTTTTAGTTTGTCTTGGTGATCTTGCTAGATACAGAGAACAACATGAAAAACCTGATAATCGAGACCATAACTGGTCAGTTGCAGCCACCCACTACATGGAAGCAACATTAATTTGGCCAGATAGTGGAAATCCTCAAAATCAG TTAGCAGTATTGGCAACGTATGTTGGTGATGAATTCCTTGCTTTGTACCACTGTATCAGAAGTTTAGCTGTTAAAGAACCTTTCCCAGAAGCCCAGAATAATCTTATACTCCTGCTTGAAAGG TTGCTTCTTATGATATTGCAGAACAGGTCTTCCCATTTGCATTCACATTCAAATAAGGCCCAGTTTAATTTCCTGAAACCGTTTGAGAGAAGTGGTATTGAGATGAAAACACAATCAAGTGATGATTTCTCAGATTGCAATATGTTGGCCTCTGAGAATAATGGCTCTATTCATACAAACTTTTGGTCTGATATTATCAAAGTAATAAGTTTCTTCTTCATAAAATCCAG TTTGGATGAATTCCCTTGTGCATTCACATCTTGTATGAAAGAGTTGGATGCTCTGATGGCACTAGATGATACAAAACTAAAAGCCATCCTAGAGTCCTATCAGCTTATGGATTCAGTTAGAACAGGCCCTTTTCGGGCCCTCCAAGTCGTTGCTACATTACTTTTTACCCTGCAGAATCTAATTGAAAGGCAAGATAAAAGAGATTCGAAAGATGTCAAGGATGCACAGAATAATTTTCTTAACCAATGGGCACTTACTTCTACATTCATTTTCATGGGCCGCTTTGTGGATAGATGTCTGGAGGCTAGTGCATTAGATTCTTGCTCTCTTCTACCTGCTGTTCTTGTTTTTGTGGAGTGGTTAGTTCACATGCTCGATGAAGTAGAGATTTATGTGGTTGATGAAAAAAGCAGAAGTGCCATGTCTTACTTTTTTGGCGCGTATGTTCACCTGCTAAAGAGATTGAATGTCAACAAGAATGAAATATCTCTCGATAGTACTCCTCTTTGGGAAGACTATGAGCTAAGGGGCTTCAGACCTGTTGCTTCTGCACAGTTGTCATTAAATTTTTCTACTCATTGGGAACatgtagaaaattttaaaagcggAGCTGACTGTAGGACACGCCGCATTATCAGAGCTGGATTTGAGATTGCAAAAAGATCAAGTGGTTTTCAAAAGTGGATCATATATGATCAATCAAGAGGAGAATTCCAAAATTCCTATATGGCCGGGTTAAAGGAATTTCATGATGCGGAAAAGATGGAGTCCATCAATTCTGATATTAAAACAGATTTGCCTAATCAGCATTATTGTAAATCTGAAAAAGAATATGCGAATGAGATCCCAGGGGAAAATTTCAGTCTGAATGGAAAATGTGCTATCATCGAAGAGGAAGAAGTCATTCTCTTCAAGCCTCTCACTAGATATAATTCAGCACCAATATATACCAGCTCAAATGATGCAAGTTCTCCGAAAGAACTGATGGATCCAATTGTACCCTCTGATGACTGCTTGCGCCGTGCAACATCACTTCTTATAGCACAAAATCAGGCACATGGTGAATCTTCAGCTTTCCACACTGACATGACTAATTTTGGGAACAAGTCATCTAAGCAATTAGAGCCTGGTGCAAAGGATGCAGGGGCACAGCCATTTTCAGACATCCCAATCTCTGCTGGGCCTCCTTCACTCAGTGCTTGGGTCCTTGACAAAGGAAGTTTGAACCATGATAAAGAGAAAGCAGCAGGTGGTAGTAGTAAACATGGCTTGAGTCCTATTGAGGAGGTAGTTTCTGAATCTTTAAATGGTCTGTCCATCAGTGAAAATGAAGATCCTGTCAATAATCATGTATCTTCAACCACCAGCTACTCTACTTCTTATTTGGCTCCAGTGCCTTCTGCTCCTTTACTGCCTGATGATGCTGTTTGGTTTTCTGGTCTTCAGTCTAgttttattgattccaaaacttTTGAGGGTGTCAACAGTACAGAAACTTTATGCAATGCCCCACAGGCAAGCAGCTATCCAAATTGGACTGCTATGCGAGGGCCAGAGGATTGTGGTCTTGGCATTCCAGGTTTTCTGGATACATATCCACCCGTGCGCAGAATGACTTCATCAGAATGGCTTCGTCAGTACAGAGGAAACCATAATCTTGAGAGGTCATATTATGCATTTCCTCCTTTTTATTCTCCTGGGAACCTTGGAAATCTCTATAATCGTGATGCTTCCAGGTTTGGTCCTTTTGATCAATTGGGAAATCCTTTGGTCTCTAATCCAGCCTTACATATGGAGAATCCTCCATTGTACCCAGCTTTCCCTCTAGATTATGGTGCAGATGTTGGACAGAGAAGGGAGAAACTCTTTCATGGTTACCAAAGACCAAATCCCTTTGGCTGTGGTGCTGTAACAGAACTACGAAATGAGCAGCAGCCACTTCTACAGTACctcaaagaaaaggaaaggcaaCTCCAGCAGGATCCTACTGCGAGGGGTCCATACATGGGAAATTAG
- the LOC107424690 gene encoding nonsense-mediated mRNA decay factor SMG7-like isoform X2 gives MTAISPFPVKDQGQKQSFLLEVANREKQLWGLIYSKGLLHSDVQDLYHKVLSDYEKIILKNFEQSDLQDVEYSLWKLHYKHIDEFRKRIKKNSPTTESTKSTGPHNTTYVEGFKSFLSEATKFYQNLIVKVRKYYSLPEESLFYRKAGISSSVEPKTLQTCQFLCHRFLVCLGDLARYREQHEKPDNRDHNWSVAATHYMEATLIWPDSGNPQNQLAVLATYVGDEFLALYHCIRSLAVKEPFPEAQNNLILLLERNRSSHLHSHSNKAQFNFLKPFERSGIEMKTQSSDDFSDCNMLASENNGSIHTNFWSDIIKVISFFFIKSSLDEFPCAFTSCMKELDALMALDDTKLKAILESYQLMDSVRTGPFRALQVVATLLFTLQNLIERQDKRDSKDVKDAQNNFLNQWALTSTFIFMGRFVDRCLEASALDSCSLLPAVLVFVEWLVHMLDEVEIYVVDEKSRSAMSYFFGAYVHLLKRLNVNKNEISLDSTPLWEDYELRGFRPVASAQLSLNFSTHWEHVENFKSGADCRTRRIIRAGFEIAKRSSGFQKWIIYDQSRGEFQNSYMAGLKEFHDAEKMESINSDIKTDLPNQHYCKSEKEYANEIPGENFSLNGKCAIIEEEEVILFKPLTRYNSAPIYTSSNDASSPKELMDPIVPSDDCLRRATSLLIAQNQAHGESSAFHTDMTNFGNKSSKQLEPGAKDAGAQPFSDIPISAGPPSLSAWVLDKGSLNHDKEKAAGGSSKHGLSPIEEVVSESLNGLSISENEDPVNNHVSSTTSYSTSYLAPVPSAPLLPDDAVWFSGLQSSFIDSKTFEGVNSTETLCNAPQASSYPNWTAMRGPEDCGLGIPGFLDTYPPVRRMTSSEWLRQYRGNHNLERSYYAFPPFYSPGNLGNLYNRDASRFGPFDQLGNPLVSNPALHMENPPLYPAFPLDYGADVGQRREKLFHGYQRPNPFGCGAVTELRNEQQPLLQYLKEKERQLQQDPTARGPYMGN, from the exons ATGACTGCTATTTCACCTTTCCCAGTCAAGGATCAAGGACAAAAACAGAGTTTTCTTCTTGAG GTTGCTAATAGAGAGAAACAATTGTGGGGATTGATATATAGCAAGGGTTTATTGCATTCTGATGTTCAGGACTTATATCATAAAGTGCTTTCCGATTATGAGAAAATCATCCTAAAAAATTTTGAACAGTCAGATCTTCAAGATGTTGAATATTCTTTGTGGAAGCTTCACTATAAGCATATTGATGAATTTcgtaaaagaataaagaaaaattctCCTACGACAGAAAGCACAAAGTCCACAGGGCCACATAATACCACTTACGTGGAAGGATTCAAATCATTTCTCTCAGAAGCAACCAAGTTCTACCAAAATTTGATTGTCAAAGTCAGAAAATATTACAGTCTTCCAGAGGAGTCTTTGTTCTATAGAAAGGCTGGTATCTCTTCTTCTGTTGAGCCTAAGACGTTGCAGACATGCCAATTTTTGTGTCATCGATTTTTAGTTTGTCTTGGTGATCTTGCTAGATACAGAGAACAACATGAAAAACCTGATAATCGAGACCATAACTGGTCAGTTGCAGCCACCCACTACATGGAAGCAACATTAATTTGGCCAGATAGTGGAAATCCTCAAAATCAG TTAGCAGTATTGGCAACGTATGTTGGTGATGAATTCCTTGCTTTGTACCACTGTATCAGAAGTTTAGCTGTTAAAGAACCTTTCCCAGAAGCCCAGAATAATCTTATACTCCTGCTTGAAAGG AACAGGTCTTCCCATTTGCATTCACATTCAAATAAGGCCCAGTTTAATTTCCTGAAACCGTTTGAGAGAAGTGGTATTGAGATGAAAACACAATCAAGTGATGATTTCTCAGATTGCAATATGTTGGCCTCTGAGAATAATGGCTCTATTCATACAAACTTTTGGTCTGATATTATCAAAGTAATAAGTTTCTTCTTCATAAAATCCAG TTTGGATGAATTCCCTTGTGCATTCACATCTTGTATGAAAGAGTTGGATGCTCTGATGGCACTAGATGATACAAAACTAAAAGCCATCCTAGAGTCCTATCAGCTTATGGATTCAGTTAGAACAGGCCCTTTTCGGGCCCTCCAAGTCGTTGCTACATTACTTTTTACCCTGCAGAATCTAATTGAAAGGCAAGATAAAAGAGATTCGAAAGATGTCAAGGATGCACAGAATAATTTTCTTAACCAATGGGCACTTACTTCTACATTCATTTTCATGGGCCGCTTTGTGGATAGATGTCTGGAGGCTAGTGCATTAGATTCTTGCTCTCTTCTACCTGCTGTTCTTGTTTTTGTGGAGTGGTTAGTTCACATGCTCGATGAAGTAGAGATTTATGTGGTTGATGAAAAAAGCAGAAGTGCCATGTCTTACTTTTTTGGCGCGTATGTTCACCTGCTAAAGAGATTGAATGTCAACAAGAATGAAATATCTCTCGATAGTACTCCTCTTTGGGAAGACTATGAGCTAAGGGGCTTCAGACCTGTTGCTTCTGCACAGTTGTCATTAAATTTTTCTACTCATTGGGAACatgtagaaaattttaaaagcggAGCTGACTGTAGGACACGCCGCATTATCAGAGCTGGATTTGAGATTGCAAAAAGATCAAGTGGTTTTCAAAAGTGGATCATATATGATCAATCAAGAGGAGAATTCCAAAATTCCTATATGGCCGGGTTAAAGGAATTTCATGATGCGGAAAAGATGGAGTCCATCAATTCTGATATTAAAACAGATTTGCCTAATCAGCATTATTGTAAATCTGAAAAAGAATATGCGAATGAGATCCCAGGGGAAAATTTCAGTCTGAATGGAAAATGTGCTATCATCGAAGAGGAAGAAGTCATTCTCTTCAAGCCTCTCACTAGATATAATTCAGCACCAATATATACCAGCTCAAATGATGCAAGTTCTCCGAAAGAACTGATGGATCCAATTGTACCCTCTGATGACTGCTTGCGCCGTGCAACATCACTTCTTATAGCACAAAATCAGGCACATGGTGAATCTTCAGCTTTCCACACTGACATGACTAATTTTGGGAACAAGTCATCTAAGCAATTAGAGCCTGGTGCAAAGGATGCAGGGGCACAGCCATTTTCAGACATCCCAATCTCTGCTGGGCCTCCTTCACTCAGTGCTTGGGTCCTTGACAAAGGAAGTTTGAACCATGATAAAGAGAAAGCAGCAGGTGGTAGTAGTAAACATGGCTTGAGTCCTATTGAGGAGGTAGTTTCTGAATCTTTAAATGGTCTGTCCATCAGTGAAAATGAAGATCCTGTCAATAATCATGTATCTTCAACCACCAGCTACTCTACTTCTTATTTGGCTCCAGTGCCTTCTGCTCCTTTACTGCCTGATGATGCTGTTTGGTTTTCTGGTCTTCAGTCTAgttttattgattccaaaacttTTGAGGGTGTCAACAGTACAGAAACTTTATGCAATGCCCCACAGGCAAGCAGCTATCCAAATTGGACTGCTATGCGAGGGCCAGAGGATTGTGGTCTTGGCATTCCAGGTTTTCTGGATACATATCCACCCGTGCGCAGAATGACTTCATCAGAATGGCTTCGTCAGTACAGAGGAAACCATAATCTTGAGAGGTCATATTATGCATTTCCTCCTTTTTATTCTCCTGGGAACCTTGGAAATCTCTATAATCGTGATGCTTCCAGGTTTGGTCCTTTTGATCAATTGGGAAATCCTTTGGTCTCTAATCCAGCCTTACATATGGAGAATCCTCCATTGTACCCAGCTTTCCCTCTAGATTATGGTGCAGATGTTGGACAGAGAAGGGAGAAACTCTTTCATGGTTACCAAAGACCAAATCCCTTTGGCTGTGGTGCTGTAACAGAACTACGAAATGAGCAGCAGCCACTTCTACAGTACctcaaagaaaaggaaaggcaaCTCCAGCAGGATCCTACTGCGAGGGGTCCATACATGGGAAATTAG